Proteins encoded by one window of Aphis gossypii isolate Hap1 chromosome X, ASM2018417v2, whole genome shotgun sequence:
- the LOC114133008 gene encoding mucin-5AC-like, with product MISVQVWFVLSLSTMVILNQAAVLKYKDQFNNEFNNTKNPLINDLPSTKTDTQITMSTSIPTTTFSKDISKITEINQPTTLEPKSSTSISQASSVTSPKSTDTPLTTPTSVPTTTDSKDVSKITEITQPTPLEPKYTTITLPQSPSTTIDSKYTTGITQDSSVTTPKSTGIPLTTPTSVPTTTDSKDVSKITEITQPTPLEPKYTTITLPQSPSTTIDSKYTTSITQDSSVTTPKSTDIPLTTPTSVPTTTDSKDVSKVTEITQPTPLEPKYTTITLPQSSSTTIDSKYTTSITQDSSVTTPKSTNIPLTTPTSVPTTTDSKDVSKITEINQPTTLEPKSSTSISQASSVTTPKSTDIPLTTPTSVPTTTDSKNVSKVKEITQPTTLEPKFTTTTSPK from the coding sequence atgattTCAGTGCAAGTATGGTTTGTGTTATCATTATCAACGATGGTTATATTGAATCAGGCAGCAGTATTGAAATACAAGGACCAATTTAACaacgaatttaataatacaaaaaatccTTTAATAAATGATCTTCCGTCAACAAAAACAGATACACAAATAACTATGTCGACATCTATTCCAACCACAACCTTCTCAAaggatatttcaaaaattacagaAATCAATCAACCGACCACGTTGGAACCAAAATCTTCTACCAGCATTTCACAAGCCTCTTCGGTGACTTCTCCAAAATCAACAGATACTCCATTAACTACACCAACATCAGTTCCAACCACAACAGATTCAAAAGATGTTTCTAAAATTACAGAAATCACTCAACCGACCCCATTGGAACcaaaatatactacaataacTTTACCTCAATCTCCATCTACCACAATAGATTCTAAATATACTACCGGCATTACACAAGATTCTTCGGTGACTACTCCAAAATCAACAGGTATTCCATTAACTACACCAACATCAGTTCCAACCACAACAGATTCAAAAGATGTTTCTAAAATTACAGAAATCACTCAACCGACCCCATTGGAACcaaaatatactacaataacTTTACCTCAATCTCCATCTACCACAATAGATTCTAAATATACTACCAGCATTACACAAGATTCTTCGGTGACTACTCCAAAATCAACAGATATTCCATTAACTACACCAACATCAGTTCCAACCACAACAGATTCAAAAGATGTTTCTAAAGTTACAGAAATCACTCAACCGACCCCATTGGAACcaaaatatactacaataacTTTACCTCAATCTTCATCTACCACAATAGATTCTAAATATACTACCAGCATTACACAAGATTCTTCGGTGACTACTCCAAAATCAACAAATATTCCATTAACTACACCAACATCAGTTCCAACAACAACCGATTCAAAGGATGTTTCCAAAATTACAGAAATCAATCAACCGACCACATTGGAACCAAAATCTTCTACCAGCATTTCACAAGCCTCTTCGGTGACTACTCCAAAATCAACAGATATTCCATTAACTACACCAACATCAGTTCCAACCACAACCGATTCAAAGAATGTTTCTAAAGTTAAAGAAATCACTCAACCAACCACGTTGGAACCAAAATTTACTACAACAACTTCACCTAAATAG